The DNA region GAAACAGACACAAAAGGCTTTTGATACTGTTTCCCTGAAAATGGACCGATCCGCCCCTGAGCCCGTGCTGTCCGAATCCCTGATTCAGCAGGCCATAAACCGGCATCCCGACCTGAAACATCAGATGTTTGCCACCATTTTTCCTTTGCTGCCCGGAACCCAGGACGGGGTGAAAATGTCGGATGCCCAAACCATTGCCGATCATTTTATCTCGTTGGGCCGTGAGTTTGATCTGAACGCCTTCACGCAGTTCGGACAGAATCTGTCTGATGATGTCCAGGCATTTGACGTGGAAAATATCGCCCCGTCCCTGGCCCGGATTGCCGTCCTTTTCCAGCGGATTCAGGAAAACTGACCCCGGCTTGAATTCACCGGCCCGGAAAAATCAGAGACCGCAGCCATCCGAACAGGGTATTGCCCTTGAGAGCCGCTTTTTCCGAAGCTTCCAGAAACCGGGTCATCTGGGCCGTATCATGGTACCGGTCTTTGCGGGTAATCATTTTTTTGTCAGGATCCAGATGGCGGATGATTTTGGCGGGATTGCCCGCAGCAATGACATTGGCCGGAATATCTGACGTCACGACACTGCCGGCACCCACAATACTGTTTTCACCGATGCAAACCCCTTTGCACACAATGGCGGAATCACCGATCCACACATTTTTTTCCAGCACCACACGGTGGGTTTCTTTGGGGGTCAGGGACCGGTCATAAATGCCGTGCCAGTCCGAATCCGTGATATAGGCATGGCTGGCCAGCATGCAGGAATCGCCGATGGTGATGCTGTTGGCCGCACTGATCCGCACCCCCGGGGAAATGAGCACATGGTCCCCGATGGTGATGCCCGGGATCTCTTTTTGGTCCGACCACACGGTCAGCCTTGTTTTCTTGTCTGAACATCCCAGCAGGGTCACATGGGAGCCGATGCGGATGGGCCCGCCGAACAGTTCAATGTACCAGGGCTTGATGATGAAGGCATGATCGCCTAAGCCGGTCAGCTGGGGCACCAGGTAATGGCGGACATACAGATGCTGAAGCCGGTACCAGGCCTGCTTGATGTACCAGGGCCGGAAATCGTGTAACATGTCAGATCCCCTTGAACACAAACCCCTGCCATTTGTCATGGCAGAACAGGCCGGCCCCCGGGGTCAGATCATACAGCGCATCCGCCGCCATCAGGGCCACGGCATTGGTCCAGGAAATTTTTTCCTCGGGCCAGATCACCATGTCCGGATACGTATAGCCGCACCAGAACGTCTTGTCTTCATACACCCGGTCCTGGATCCAGGAAAACACGATCCGGGCTTTTTCTCGGTTGCCCATGGCATGCAGGGTCAGCACCAGTTCACAGGTTTCCGCAATGGTCACCCAGGGCTGATCCGACACACACCGGGCCCCCTGGCCGTCAATCATGTATTTTTGCCAGTATTTTTCCACCCGGGTTCGGGCTTTTTCCCCCTGGATCGCCCCGCACAGGATGGGATAGAACCAGTACATGGAAAACCGGGACTTGCTCACATTGTAACTGTGCAGGTTTTGCCTCAGAGAGCGCCCCAGCCGGTCCCATGCATCTTCCCAGGCCGGCCGGGGCCGGCCCAGGATCCGGCTGATACCCAGGGCGCACTTCAGACTCATGAAAACAGAAGAAGATCCGGCCAGCAGAGACATGGGATCGATTTTTCCTTCCGGGTTCCGGGCCCAGTAGATCTCCCCCGTGGGAACCTGAAGTCCCAGTGCATAATCAACCCCTTTTTCCATGGTGTCCCAGAAATCTTCCAGCCATGACCGGTCTTGGGTGATCAGGTATGCGTGAAACAGGCCCACCGCAAGATAACAAGCCATATGGGCCTGGCAGGTGCGGTCTTCGGGAACGTCGTTCACATAAGCGGAAAACCAGGATCCGTCCGGATTCTGATGCTGCCCAAGCCACCCTAAGGCCCGGCGGGCTTCGTTGGGATACCCGGCAATATTGAGTCCCATTACGGATTCCACCAGGTCCCAGGGGTCTGTTTTGCCGTCAGCATGCCAGGGAATGTCTCCGGACGGCTGCTGGAGCTTGAGAATCAAACCGGCAACTGAAGCAATATTCAGGATTGAGAATGCGTGAATCTTTACGGGTATCCGGGACATTAAAGAATCTCCATATTTTATATAGAATTGTAATACCTGACAAAAAATAAACGCTTCAGCCTATCAGAAGCTAATTTTTTTTTCAAGATCCATCCCCCCATTCAGGGATGAATTATAATTCATTTATTTGATTTTCCCTGCCGACGGAATACGCCCGGAACTCACACGTCCATATTGATACCCTAACAATTTGAAATTGAATGTGATTATGTCCCATTATCCGGAAAATAATTTTCCTTGACAACCCCGGTGAATTTCTGTTAATCAAAAATGAATACTCATTCATAATATAAAATTTGAATCACGAATACTCACCCTTTTATCAGGAGGACATCATGGCAAGAAAAATCAGACAGGCCGCAGTCATCGGATCCGGGATCATGGGAGGCGGTATTGCCGCACTTCTGGCCGGTGCCGGTGTAAAGGTACTGCTTTTGGACATTGTTCCATTTGATCTGAAAGACGAAGAGAAAAACGACCCCGCAGCCCGGAACCGGATCGTCAAAGCCGGACTGGATGCGGCACTGGCATCATCCCCCTCATTGTTTTTCAACAAAAAGGATGCCGGCCTGATCGCCATCGGCAACCTGGAAGATGACATTGACAAACTGGCAGACTGCGACTGGATCGTGGAAGTGGTGGTGGAACGGCTGGATATCAAACGCAATCTGTTCGAAAAAGTGGCAAAGATCCGGAAACCCGGATCCATTGTGAGCACCAACACCTCGGGCATTCCGCTCCAGGACATCACGGAAGGATTTTCTGACGAATTCAAGCAGCACTTCATGGGCACCCATTTTTTCAACCCCGTGCGGTACATGCATCTGCTGGAACTGATTCCGGGCAAAGAGACCCTGCCCGAAGTCCTGGATTTCATTTCAAAATTCGGCGAGAAAAACTTAGGCAAAGGCATAGTCTGGGCCAAGGACACCCCCAACTTTGTGGGCAACCGCATCGGGATCCAGGGCATCAGCGCGGCCATGCGGTTCATGCAGGAAGACGGACTCACCGTGCCGGAGGTGGATGCCATTTTCGGCCCGGCCATGGGACGGCCCAAAACCGCCATCTTCAAGACCACGGACCTGGTGGGCCTGGACATCATGATGCATGTGGCCCAAAACTCCTATGACCTGTGCAAAGATGACGAGCAGCGGGACATCATGCAGCTGCCGGACTTTGTGGAAAAAATGGCGAAAAAAAACCTGTTGGGCAACAAGACCAAGGCCGGGTTCTACAAAACCGACCTCACCCCGGAATGGAAAAAAATCCGCAAGGTGCTGAACCTGAAAACTCTGGAATACGAAGACCTGGAACGGCCATCGTTTCCCTGCCTGGATGCGGCCAAAAAAGCCGGCACCCTGACCGAAAAAATCAACTGTGTGCTCAAAGCCGATGACAAAGCCGGCAAATTTGCCTGGAAACTGGCAGCCAACAGTTTTCAGTATGCAGCCAACCGGATTCCGGAAATTGCCGACACCGTTGTTGAAATCGACAATGCCATGAAATGGGGCTACAACTTTGAGATGGGTCCCTTTGAACAATGGGATGCCTATGGTGTGGCCGATGCCGTGGAACGTATGGCCAAAGACGGCCTGGAAATCCCGGCCAATGTGAAAGCCATGCTGGATGCGGGAAACACCTGTTTTTACAAGCTGGAAAACGGGGTCCGGTATTTTTATGACTTTGCTTCCGCCGGTTACAAACCCGTGCCCGTGCCGGAATCCCTGGTGTCCATTGCCGCAGCCAAAGGCAATAACAAGACAGCCATGGAAAATGCATCCGCATCCCTGGTGGATATCGGAGACGGGGTGTTCTGTCTGGAATTCCATACCAAAATGAATGCCATCAATGAACAGATCGTGGATTTCATTGCCGAAAGCCTGGACTATGTGGATAAAAACGGCGTGGGCATGGTCATCGGCAACGAAGCCGGCGGCATGCCGGGCGCGTTTTCCGCAGGCGCGGACTTAGGCTTTATCTCCAAACTGTGCCACGACAAAAAATACGCGGAAATCGATGCATTTCTGAAAAAAGCCCAGGACGGGATCCAGGCCTCCAGATATGCCCCCTTCCCCGTGGTGGCAGCCCCTTACGGCATGACTCTGGGCGGCGGGTGTGAAACCTGCCTGGGCGCGGACCGCATCGTGGCCCATTCCGAGCTGTACATGGGGCTGGTGGAAATCGGTGTGGGTCTTTTGCCCGCCGGCGGCGGCACCATGAACCTGTGGAAAAAACATGTGAATGCCCTGCCCGGAAAAACAGTCAAAGACGTGGACCTGGCCAAGATCTTTGTGGCAGCATTCATGAAAATCGGCATGGCTGCAGTGTCCATGTCCGCGGCCCAGGCCGTGGGCAACGGATTTCTGGGACAGGCGGACCGCATCGTTTTCAACCGGGACACCCTGGTGGGCGAAGCCAAAAAAGAGGTCTTGAGAATGGTGGATGACGGGTATGCCCCGCCCATGAAACAACCGTTGAAAGTGTTCGGCGATGCCGGCCAGGGCATGGTGAACGCAGAACTCTACAACATGCGCAACGGCAATTTCATGAGCGATCATGATGCATTCCTGGCCAAGCGGATTGCCTATGTCATGAGCGGCGGTGATGTCAATGTGGGATCCGAGGTCAGTGAAGACACCATCCTGAAACTGGAAAGAGACGCATTCGTGGATTTCTGTAAAGAAGAAAAAACCGTTGCCCGGATCGACCACATGCTCAAAACCGGCAAACCGCTCAGAAATTAGAAGGAGGAGATACCAATGAAAGACGCATATATTGTCCAATCGGTCCGGACCCCGGGCTGCAAGCAGAAAAGAGGCCTGTTCAACCAGACCCGGCCTGAAGAGCTCATCACCTTTATCATGAAGCAGGCCGTGGAAAAAACCCCGAACCTCA from Desulfotignum phosphitoxidans DSM 13687 includes:
- a CDS encoding 3-hydroxyacyl-CoA dehydrogenase/enoyl-CoA hydratase family protein, whose protein sequence is MARKIRQAAVIGSGIMGGGIAALLAGAGVKVLLLDIVPFDLKDEEKNDPAARNRIVKAGLDAALASSPSLFFNKKDAGLIAIGNLEDDIDKLADCDWIVEVVVERLDIKRNLFEKVAKIRKPGSIVSTNTSGIPLQDITEGFSDEFKQHFMGTHFFNPVRYMHLLELIPGKETLPEVLDFISKFGEKNLGKGIVWAKDTPNFVGNRIGIQGISAAMRFMQEDGLTVPEVDAIFGPAMGRPKTAIFKTTDLVGLDIMMHVAQNSYDLCKDDEQRDIMQLPDFVEKMAKKNLLGNKTKAGFYKTDLTPEWKKIRKVLNLKTLEYEDLERPSFPCLDAAKKAGTLTEKINCVLKADDKAGKFAWKLAANSFQYAANRIPEIADTVVEIDNAMKWGYNFEMGPFEQWDAYGVADAVERMAKDGLEIPANVKAMLDAGNTCFYKLENGVRYFYDFASAGYKPVPVPESLVSIAAAKGNNKTAMENASASLVDIGDGVFCLEFHTKMNAINEQIVDFIAESLDYVDKNGVGMVIGNEAGGMPGAFSAGADLGFISKLCHDKKYAEIDAFLKKAQDGIQASRYAPFPVVAAPYGMTLGGGCETCLGADRIVAHSELYMGLVEIGVGLLPAGGGTMNLWKKHVNALPGKTVKDVDLAKIFVAAFMKIGMAAVSMSAAQAVGNGFLGQADRIVFNRDTLVGEAKKEVLRMVDDGYAPPMKQPLKVFGDAGQGMVNAELYNMRNGNFMSDHDAFLAKRIAYVMSGGDVNVGSEVSEDTILKLERDAFVDFCKEEKTVARIDHMLKTGKPLRN
- a CDS encoding prenyltransferase/squalene oxidase repeat-containing protein, producing the protein MSRIPVKIHAFSILNIASVAGLILKLQQPSGDIPWHADGKTDPWDLVESVMGLNIAGYPNEARRALGWLGQHQNPDGSWFSAYVNDVPEDRTCQAHMACYLAVGLFHAYLITQDRSWLEDFWDTMEKGVDYALGLQVPTGEIYWARNPEGKIDPMSLLAGSSSVFMSLKCALGISRILGRPRPAWEDAWDRLGRSLRQNLHSYNVSKSRFSMYWFYPILCGAIQGEKARTRVEKYWQKYMIDGQGARCVSDQPWVTIAETCELVLTLHAMGNREKARIVFSWIQDRVYEDKTFWCGYTYPDMVIWPEEKISWTNAVALMAADALYDLTPGAGLFCHDKWQGFVFKGI
- a CDS encoding acyltransferase, which encodes MLHDFRPWYIKQAWYRLQHLYVRHYLVPQLTGLGDHAFIIKPWYIELFGGPIRIGSHVTLLGCSDKKTRLTVWSDQKEIPGITIGDHVLISPGVRISAANSITIGDSCMLASHAYITDSDWHGIYDRSLTPKETHRVVLEKNVWIGDSAIVCKGVCIGENSIVGAGSVVTSDIPANVIAAGNPAKIIRHLDPDKKMITRKDRYHDTAQMTRFLEASEKAALKGNTLFGWLRSLIFPGR